A genomic window from Lotus japonicus ecotype B-129 chromosome 1, LjGifu_v1.2 includes:
- the LOC130732594 gene encoding uncharacterized protein LOC130732594, whose translation MRSLVLETYEQADPKDHLLHFNVKMAMSAASDAVKCRMLPSTFQGAEMAWFVTLPQGSIAKFRDFSSKFLVQFSASKIEDLFDIRQRERETLKQYVKRYSAASAKFEESEPRTCVRAFKSGFSPGKLNCKLSRKPARSVTEVRARASAYILEEEDDTFTRKRVKAEKVHSRRDASLARKRIQGKETDNRRRVKEVEHFAEKFEGKQLCSRKENIERQRPRRITSPRWRGKPERCSNEELAKLLQLVEVTPAAENGENEIDSRQEEEGQAKWCEYHHLKGHDTSDYFVLKGEVERLIRVRRPRATDRESDRDQQNSRWRAPVAGKREMNAAGKKEVEEAFNDDVRTSIETINTIAEGFGGGDNTSTASRKRPQAVASVQEYPAQFGRQHPDTVISSTDFEGIETHREDPVVVMVRINGFNVQRVLLDQGSSADIIYGDEFEQLGLTDKDLMSYTGSLVGFAGEQVWVRGYLNLDTIFGVDENAKLLRVRYLVLQVVA comes from the coding sequence ATGAGAAGCCTTGTATTGGAAACGTACGAGCAAGCTGATCCAAaagatcatttgcttcatttcaatgtGAAGATGGCGATGAGCGCAGCTTCTGACGCGGTAAAGTGCAGGATGCTTCCATCTACATTTCAGGGTGCGGAAATGGCTTGGTTTGTGACCCTGCCTCAGGGATCCATAGCGAAGTTCCGCGACTTCTCGTCAAAATTCCTCGTCCAGTTCTCTGCAAGCAAGATCGAAGATCTGTTCGATATTCGACAGAGGGAGCGAGAAACCTTGAAGCAATACGTGAAGCGGTATAGTGCTGCGTCCGCGAAATTCGAGGAGTCGGAACCTCGGACATGCGTGCGCGCTTTCAAAAGTGGATTTTCGCCGGGGAAGCTAAACTGCAAGCTGAGTAGGAAACCAGCGCGCTCGGTGACAGAGGTTCGCGCCCGGGCGAGTGCCTACATCCTAGAAGAGGAGGACGACACATTCACGAGGAAACGTGTAAAGGCAGAAAAGGTACACAGCCGAAGGGATGCATCGCTGGCGAGAAAACGGATACAGGGGAAGGAAACAGATAATAGACGAAGGGTTAAGGAGGTCGAGCATTTTGCTGAAAAATTTGAAGGAAAGCAACTCTGTTCGAGAAAAGAGAACATTGAGCGTCAGCGCCCGCGGCGGATAACCAGCCCTCGCTGGCGAGGAAAGCCGGAGAGGTGCTCGAATGAGGAATTGGCAAAGTTGCTCCAGTTAGTAGAGGTGACACCAGCAGCTGAGAACGGCGAAAACGAAATTGATTCACGGCAAGAGGAGGAAGGACAAGCAAAGTGGTGCGAATATCATCATTTGAAAGGCCATGACACCAGTGACTATTTCGTGTTGAAGGGCGAAGTCGAAAGGCTGATCAGGGTGAGGCGACCACGAGCTACAGATCGCGAATCAGACAGGGACCAACAGAATAGCCGTTGGCGAGCGCCAGTAGCAGGTAAGAGGGAGATGAATGCGGCGGGAAAGAAAGAAGTTGAAGAAGCTTTCAACGACGATGTTAGGACATCAATTGAAACGATCAACACAATCGCAGAAGGCTTCGGCGGAGGCGACAACACGTCGACGGCGAGCCGGAAGCGTCCGCAGGCAGTAGCATCGGTACAGGAGTATCCAGCTCAATTTGGTCGCCAACACCCAGATACAGTGATATCGTCGACAGATTTTGAGGGGATTGAGACGCACAGAGAGGATCCGGTGGTAGTGATGGTAAGAATCAATGGCTTTAATGTACAAAGGGTGCTTTTGGACCAGGGCAGCTCTGCGGATATCATTTACGGAGATGAATTTGAACAGTTGGGGTTGACGGACAAGGATTTGATGTCGTACACAGGGAGCCTGGTAGGTTTTGCAGGGGAGCAGGTCTGGGTGCGCGGCTACCTGAATTTGGATACGATTTTTGGTGTTGATGAAAACGCCAAGCTTCTGCGTGTAAGGTATTTGGTATTGCAGGTCGTGGCATGA
- the LOC130732604 gene encoding proline-rich receptor-like protein kinase PERK2 — protein sequence MASEVSITFNFITITTTTTIVVATTNTFTAPAQPLPTTPLLPLPPPPLPSPPPLLLSLPPPPSNNTTDSIATTISTTTIPTTTTTTSLRPPSSSRPAGKTPSTTTGLGETPGSLGQGR from the exons atgGCTAGTGAGG TTTCAATAACATTTAacttcatcaccatcaccaccaccaccaccatcgtcgtcGCCACCACAAATACCTTCACCGCCCCCGCACAACCACTGCCAACGACACCATTGctaccattgccaccaccacctctaccTTCGCCGCCACCACTACTGTTGTCActcccaccaccaccctccaacaACACCACCGACTCCATTGCAACCACCATCTCCACCACCACAATccccaccaccacaaccaccacgtCGTTGcgaccaccatcatcatcacgaCCAGCAGGTAAAACTCCCTCCACCAcaactggactgggcgagaccccagggtccctcggcCAGGGACGCTAG
- the LOC130734385 gene encoding wall-associated receptor kinase 2-like, whose amino-acid sequence MEVKVKQLQLHRVLMAALALALVVAVAAGEAISSVATAATTQVQTLPGCISSCGDVTNIPYPFGIGNSSSKPDQPCYLEPKFSLDCNDSKLYFRNLPVLDIAIEGQMDVMFNVTWVCYNTDGSRYGSNESNPVLDTASFSISTNENKLQVVGCNSYGFLYGDEDGSISTRCTTKCFGDNSIKNGTCSSGIGCCQVDVPPGVRNITYLGGYALNQNESLGTCVYSFAAKQGSYNFSYTDLQGFHHTGFPLVLDWTVGNKSCNASKSSTGYPCKNNSDCFDKGIDYGYRCTCMSGYEGNPYHPDGCTDIDECKISNHTCIDENHCRNINGSYQCFCPKWQSGDGTKNGGCSKLTEVLIGAGAGIIILFVGIASLYLTYQKRKLMKLKEKFFRENGGFILLQKLSTREDSSQIAKIFTEDELKKATDNYDESLIIGRGGYGIVFKGVLLDKRIVAIKKSRIADKSQIEQFINEVVVLSQINHRNVVKLLGCCLETEVPLLVYEFVSNGTLYDFIHSDGKVDNVTWKTRLRIAAEAAGALSYLHSAASVPIIHRDVKGANILLDDTYTAKVSDFGASKLVPLDQAGIATMVQGTLGYLDPEYMQSQHLTEKSDVYSFGVVLVELLTGEKPISFDRPEEKRSLAMHFLYCLKEDCMFDVVQAGMMNEENKQEIKEVSILAAKCLRLKGEERPSMKEVAMELEGLRLMEKPPWTNREQHLEETRYLLHKEASNIYSSSLQNTWYDPSRDHVPLVALNGGR is encoded by the exons ATGGAGGTGAAGGTGAAGCAGTTGCAATTGCACCGCGTGTTAATGGCTGCACTAGCATTAGCCTTGGTAGTAGCAGTTGCAGCTGGTGAAGCAATTTCTTCAGTAGCAACAGCAGCCACAACCCAAGTACAGACTCTGCCTGGCTGCATCTCCAGTTGTGGAGATGTCACAAATATTCCTTATCCTTTTGGCATAggcaactcatcatcaaaaccaGATCAACCTTGTTACTTGGAGCCTAAATTCAGTCTCGATTGCAATGATTCTAAACTATATTTTAGGAACTTACCAGTTCTAGACATCGCCATCGAGGGTCAAATGGACGTAATGTTTAATGTCACGTGGGTATGCTATAACACAGATGGAAGCCGTTATGGGAGCAACGAAAGCAACCCTGTGCTCGACACAGCAAGTTTCAGCATTTCAACCAACGAAAATAAGCTCCAAGTTGTGGGCTGCAACAGTTATGGCTTTCTCTACGGCGACGAGGATGGTTCAATTTCAACACGCTGCACGACAAAATGCTTTGGCGATAACTCAATCAAAAACGGAACTTGTTCATCAGGCATAGGGTGTTGCCAGGTGGATGTTCCTCCGGGAGTGAGGAATATCACTTATTTAGGAGGATATGCTCTCAATCAAAACGAATCGTTGGGAACCTGCGTCTATTCATTTGCTGCGAAGCAAGGCTCATATAATTTTTCTTACACTGATTTACAAGGTTTTCATCACACAGGCTTCCCCTTGGTTCTTGATTGGACTGTAGGCAACAAGAGCTGCAATGCTTCAAAGAGTAGTACTGGCTACCCGTGCAAGAACAATAGTGACTGCTTCGACAAGGGCATAGATTATGGTTACCGATGCACATGTATGTCAGGTTATGAAGGAAACCCATACCATCCTGATGGCTGCACAG ATATTGATGAGTGTAAGATCTCGAATCATACATGCATAGATGAAAATCACTGTCGCAACATCAATGGGTCTTACCAATGCTTTTGTCCAAAATGGCAATCTGGAGATGGAACTAAGAACGGAGGTTGCAGCAAACTTACCGAAGTTTTAATTG GAGCAGGAGCAGGGATTATTATTCTATTTGTGGGGATTGCCTCTCTGTACTTAACATACCAGAAAAGGAAACTAATGAAGCTAAAAGAGAAATTCTTCCGTGAGAATGGGGGTTTCATTTTGCTACAAAAACTCAGTACAAGAGAAGATTCCTCCCAAATTGCTAAAATTTTCACAGAAGATGAACTCAAGAAGGCCACCGACAACTATGACGAGAGCTTAATCATTGGTAGAGGAGGTTATGGCATAGTTTTCAAAGGAGTTCTACTAGATAAACGGATTGTTGCGATCAAAAAGTCCAGAATTGCAGATAAGAGTCAAATCGAGCAATTCATTAACGAGGTGGTTGTTCTGTCCCAAATCAATCATAGGAATGTGGTCAAACTCTTGGGATGTTGTTTAGAGACTGAAGTTCCTTTACTAGTTTATGAATTTGTTAGCAATGGTACCCTTTATGATTTTATTCATAGTGATGGCAAGGTGGATAATGTAACATGGAAAACTCGTCTGAGGATAGCGGCTGAGGCAGCTGGAGCATTATCATATCTTCATTCAGCAGCCTCAGTACCAATTATCCACAGAGATGTAAAGGGTGCCAACATTCTCTTGGATGACACTTACACTGCCAAAGTGTCTGATTTTGGAGCTTCAAAATTGGTTCCACTTGACCAAGCTGGTATAGCCACAATGGTGCAGGGCACTCTTGGATACTTAGACCCAGAGTATATGCAATCACAACATTTGACTGAGAAAAGTGATGTATATAGCTTTGGGGTAGTGCTTGTAGAGCTTCTAACAGGGGAGAAACCTATTTCCTTTGACAGGCCAGAAGAGAAAAGAAGCCTAGCTATGCACTTTCTGTACTGCTTGAAAGAGGACTGCATGTTTGATGTTGTTCAAGCTGGAATGATGAATGAAGAAAATAAGCAAGAGATAAAGGAGGTTTCTATTCTTGCAGCAAAGTGTTTGAGGCTTAAAGGCGAGGAAAGACCAAGCATGAAGGAAGTGGCTATGGAGTTGGAGGGATTAAGGCTAATGGAGAAGCCCCCCTGGACAAATAGAGAACAACATTTGGAGGAAACTCGATACTTGCTTCACAAGGAAGCCTCAAACATTTATAGCAGCAGCCTTCAGAATACTTGGTATGATCCCAGTAGAGATCATGTACCGCTGGTTGCTTTGAATGGTGGAAGATGA